Below is a window of Humulus lupulus chromosome 2, drHumLupu1.1, whole genome shotgun sequence DNA.
CAGTGATACTTAGTGTCTAATCTGTTTAATTTGGCTTTGGAGGAAGTTGACACTTCTTTTTGTATCCATTTGTTTGTGGAGAACAATTGTCATAATACACTGCATATAGAAATTGATTAAGAGGCTGCATAGTTGAAGATACAGGTGTGAACTGTTATGAAACATCTTCAGTTTGAAGATGTAGTGGAAAGAAGCAACCAATAAAATTATTACACAACATCTTGTTGTTGCATTCAATGTTGACTAATCTGAACTAGGTAACATGAAATGATTGAATAAAAATAAGTCTTAGGCTGTCAAAGACCAGAGGCTCTGGACTTGAGATGGAGGATAGTGAACTggtgaaaaaaaaaacctttcaAGTTAGGTTGTTTGGTCAATTTGTTGGAGGTTGCGGGTCTAACCCGCCCCGCGGTGTGGGTGGTACTGCTGTCTGAAACCGCAAGAGGAAagtgagaggggtattttggtcttattTTCAATTTGGAGTATAGTTTTGTAATGATtagccatttttttttttttaaaatggggtATTATGATGGATATTTGGACAAATTtcccttaaaaataataatattggtGCATAGTTTAAAAAGGCTTTTAGAGGGACTGAGAGATCTAAGAAGACTTCAAAATAGGACATTGCTTTTATaactatatatttataaataaaagtCACTCCTTTATTGGACTTTGATACACACAATGGGGTATCAGGAATGTTCCTTTAGCAAGTGTAAGAGAGATTTCTCATCCAATGTATCCTTTACTCACCTTAATTAGAAAACTAATCATGATCATGAAAAGCCatatcataactttattatagaTTATGGAGATGAgaacaaagaaaacaaaacaaaaaagtcaCTCAACTTGGCCCTAGTTTTCTCAAACTCATACCATATACATTCCCTTACTTGAAAAACAAGTAAACTTTTCAATCTCTTTAAACCTTTTTAGTAAAATTAAACGTCTTTTGAAGCAAAACCCATTTGCCTCATATCCCAATGCACTAGGGATTAGAGGAACAATCCAATCCAACTATATAAATTCATCAATTCCTCACTACTCAATATAGTATCAAGTCTAACTCTAGCTCCAAGTTTATAGTACTGAGCTTAATTCTCTCTAAAGTTTTCAAACAAGTTATtagtttttctttttcctttgtgAACCCATAAAAATGGCAGAATTCCAAGTTCAAAATAAGGGGAATGGGTTCTCGAGAAAGTGTGCAACTTTGGTTAAGGAACAACGAGCAAGGATCTATGTTCTTCGTCGCTGTGCCACCATGTTACTCTGCTGGTACATTCATGGAGATGAATAGAActctatatacatatatatatagacacacaAACATAAGCACACATAACAAAATGAATGAAGATTTTTCAACTGCACCAACGTTTGGTTTTATGGACAGCAGCACCACATGTGGTGGCTTAGTGATGATCATTTGTACTTCTTAGCCATGCATGTGTCCctttgagtttgatttttttttgacCTCATTGGTGTGTTTATTCTCCAATGTGGTTTTTTTTACTaaaggggcatgcatggaaagaGGTTTTGGGCCACCACATATACatatgatataaatatattttatgtgtGTAATATATATGTAAGTGTTTTGCTTTTAACCAAGGTTGGAATAATGTAGTACCTATAGAGACGAGGCtacgtgatttttttttttgttacgtTTGAAAAAAATGTAAGAACCCATgttaaaatgaagaagaagaatagcTAGTAGTACTATATATCTTTATGATATAAAAGAGAGTAATTAGTACTACAGTCCACATTACTACTTTTATAGTCTACTTGATTAAGGTATTGATCTGTGTTTTTTATAACATTTAAGAATGATAGGCAATAAAATGTCAGCTCATTAGTTAGTTAGCCTATCCAACATATCATTTTGTTTACTGTCCTAATCTTGGCTATTATAACAAATCCGTTGTTAACTGTTTTAGACTTTCCCTTTAACAATCTGTTTGTACAATTCTTTCATATAAATAGCAAATCATTTTCTGAGTCTTGTAACTTTTACAAAGGCTCTGATTCATCTATTCTTTATTCCTTCTTTGTATAGATAAGTTCTACTAAGTAAGAAATTTTTATGTAATAAGTATTAAGAGAGTTCTACTAAGTAAGAAATTTTTATGTAATAATTTTATGTAATAAGTAATAAGAGTTTTTTATAAGCTCTACTAAGAAATTTTTATGTAATGAGTATTAAGAGTTTTTTATAACATTTAAGAAATTTCTACGTAATGAGTATTAAGAGTTAAGTTAAGAGAACTTTCTAGACGAGTATTAGAGATGTCATTCTTTTGCCAAGGTATATTAACTCTCTTTTTTATAGCATAAAAAGGGAGAAAAGAGTGATAACATGTGAGACTTCTAAACTCCTTTTATAGTTAAAAGAAAAATGGAATGAGTTTTATTTTCAAGTTGGGATTATCTCAAATTCTATATTTCTTATATTCTTCTATAGCTCAATTCAAGAGAATTTTTCATCCAATCAGAACATTTGCTCGAGCATTTACTTGTTTTTTGGTAGTGCTAAAAACACGTATATAATTTTTCTCCAAATCCTTGTTCACACTCTATGCACCGCAATGGCTTTTAGTTGTGCCTTTGATCTTAGTCGTCTTATATAGACATAACAAACATATACAAGTGTGGAATAATACACACATATTACTTACCTAGATGAGTATGCTTGAGTTGAGTTTTCTTTGTTGCAAAGACCGATCTCGAGTGCTCATGTGGGTGCCCAATGAGGGACATGGAATTGGTGTCGAGCACTCACGTGGTGGATGATGTCCAGTTAGGGGCAAGAGATTGGTCCTGAGTACTCACGATGGATGCTCTATTTGTATTGCTAGACTCATTATCTCGACCTGGCCCTACGAACAGATTGCGATCGACTTTCAGAATGACATTTTTCTCTATTCTCATGTGGCATTTTTGTTGACCACCTCCACCATTGTTGTTTCAATTTTGCTTGTACTCCCATTATCCTGATTTTGATTTTGTGCGTTGTAGAGCAACAACAACCAAAAAATTGCAATAGTGAGTTTTTCTAAATTATATTTGACATAACTTAGTAAAATAGGCATTTCTCTCTCTTGTTCAAGCTTCGATTTCAATGATTCAATGTTTGGGCATGAAGTTGGGTCCGATTGAAATTTTAAACCCAACCCAAAGTATTTCTAAAGTTAATTACATGTAATTAAATCATTTTCAACAACAAATTTAAATATACCACATCTCATAAAAAGTTAATTAGTATGCTTCCATGTAGAGCATTGATACATTTATATACTATTCTTCaaagagtttatacttttttggatcttgtgttttttcccattacctgtttggacactgtgttttgacaaattactttttggaccctatgttttgtaaaatgattaaaataaaaccctaaactcgattttggtcaatgttttctcaactaaaatcacaaataatttactaaactaacaattcagaacaaaaataaaatcattctgcttaaaaacaatgttgttatattcaattttttcttcatcaaaattgagtttaaggttctattttaataattttacaaaacatagggtccaaaatataatttatcaaaacacaaggtccaaacaagtaatgagataAAACACATAGTCCAAAAAATTATAATCCCTTCTTCAAaatacattactaaaactcaACTATGTTGCTTTTATTTTAAACTCTTATATTACACCTTATTCagcttcttcattttttttcaacatcatttatatatatactattttttaatatattttattcattttaaatatataatatcaatatttaaagaaaaattaaaaattaaatatatttagagCAATGAaaaagggtaggtaaccatttggtaccctatatttttgcaaaatatcatcTTGGTACCTTATGTTTATAAATAATGCTTATTTGGTACCTtgcattttgaaatcgtacatatttgatacactgcattttaaaatcgtac
It encodes the following:
- the LOC133816805 gene encoding small polypeptide DEVIL 22-like, translated to MAEFQVQNKGNGFSRKCATLVKEQRARIYVLRRCATMLLCWYIHGDE